Proteins encoded by one window of Hyla sarda isolate aHylSar1 chromosome 13, aHylSar1.hap1, whole genome shotgun sequence:
- the MAP2K4 gene encoding dual specificity mitogen-activated protein kinase kinase 4 isoform X1 gives MATSNPSNSGGGGGAGPGLPGQQQQHSTVSSMQGLQINFCDNAQSKRKALKLNFANPAFKSTAKFTLNPTIQPAHLMQKTDVMRNFETTYQKPEVRLAGGKQFSSNEQATKNRLERLRTHSIESSGKLKLSPEQHWDFTAEDLKDLGEIGRGAYGSVNKMSHNPSGQIMAVKRIRSTVDEKEQKQLLMDLDVVMRSSDCPYIVQFYGALFREGDCWICMELMATSFDKFYKYVYSSLDDVIPEEILGKITLATVKALNHLKENLKIIHRDIKPSNILLDRNGNIKLCDFGISGQLVDSIAKTRDAGCRPYMAPERIDPSASRQGYDVRSDVWSLGITLYELATGRFPYPKWNSVFDQLTQVVKGDPPQLSNSDEREFSPSFINFVNLCLTKDESKRPKYRELLKHPFIVMYEERYVDVASYVIKILDQMPATPSSPMYVD, from the exons ATGGCGACTTCCAATCCGAGTAACAGCGGAGGCGGCGGTGGAGCGGGCCCCGGGCTCCccggacagcagcagcagcacagcaCGGTCAGCAGCATGCAGG gCCTTCAGATAAACTTCTGTGACAATGCACAAA GTAAACGCAAAGCACTGAAGTTAAATTTTGCAAATCCGGCCTTCAAATCCACGGCGAAGTTCACGCTGAACCCTACAATTCAACCTGCGCACTT GATGCAAAAAACAGACGTGATGAGAAACTTCGAGACCACCTACCAAAAACCGGAAGTGCGCCTGGCGGGCGGGAAGCAATTCAGCTCCAATGAGCAGGCAACAAAAAACCGACT AGAGCGATTACGGACACACAGCATCGAGTCCTCAGGAAAGTTGAAGCTTTCTCCGGAGCAGCATTGGGACTTCACAGCTGAGGACCTGAAGGACCTGGGCGAGATCGGGCGAGGCGCCTACGGGTCCGTCAATAAAATGAGTCACAATCCCAGTGGGCAGATAATGGCCgtcaag cgAATTCGATCAACAGTGGATGAGAAGGAACAGAAACAACTTCTGATGGATCTGGACGTGGTGATGAGGAGCAGCGATTGTCCATATATTGTGCAGTTTTATGGGGCGCTATTCAGAGAG GGAGACTGCTGGATTTGTATGGAGCTCATGGCTACCTCGTTCGACAagttttacaaatatgtatatagtTCATTAGATGACGTTATTCCAGAGGAGATTTTAGGAAAAATTACTTTAGCT ACTGTGAAGGCGCTAAACCACTTAAAGGAAAACTTGAAAATCATTCACAGAG ATATCAAACCTTCTAATATTCTTCTGGACAGAAATGGTAATATTAAGCTCTGTGACTTTGGTATTAGCGGGCAACTTGTGGACTCCATCGCCAAGACCAGAGATGCTGGCTGCCGGCCCTATATGGCG CCGGAAAGGATAGACCCCAGTGCGTCCAGACAGGGATATGACGTGCGCTCGGATGTGTGGAGCCTCGGCATCACGTTG TATGAATTGGCGACCGGCCGGTTCCCGTATCCCAAGTGGAACAGCGTTTTTGACCAGTTGACGCAGGTGGTAAAGGGAGACCCCCCGCAGCTCAGCAACTCTGACGAGAGGGAGTTCTCCCCCAGTTTTATCAACTTTGTCAACCTGTG cctTACAAAGGACGAGTCTAAGAGGCCAAAGTACAGAGAGCTTCTG AAACATCCTTTCATCGTGATGTATGAAGAGCGATATGTGGACGTGGCCAGTTACGTCATTAAAATCCTGGATCAGATGCCAGCCACCCCCAGCTCCCCGATGTACGTTGATTGA
- the MAP2K4 gene encoding dual specificity mitogen-activated protein kinase kinase 4 isoform X2, giving the protein MATSNPSNSGGGGGAGPGLPGQQQQHSTVSSMQGKRKALKLNFANPAFKSTAKFTLNPTIQPAHLMQKTDVMRNFETTYQKPEVRLAGGKQFSSNEQATKNRLERLRTHSIESSGKLKLSPEQHWDFTAEDLKDLGEIGRGAYGSVNKMSHNPSGQIMAVKRIRSTVDEKEQKQLLMDLDVVMRSSDCPYIVQFYGALFREGDCWICMELMATSFDKFYKYVYSSLDDVIPEEILGKITLATVKALNHLKENLKIIHRDIKPSNILLDRNGNIKLCDFGISGQLVDSIAKTRDAGCRPYMAPERIDPSASRQGYDVRSDVWSLGITLYELATGRFPYPKWNSVFDQLTQVVKGDPPQLSNSDEREFSPSFINFVNLCLTKDESKRPKYRELLKHPFIVMYEERYVDVASYVIKILDQMPATPSSPMYVD; this is encoded by the exons ATGGCGACTTCCAATCCGAGTAACAGCGGAGGCGGCGGTGGAGCGGGCCCCGGGCTCCccggacagcagcagcagcacagcaCGGTCAGCAGCATGCAGG GTAAACGCAAAGCACTGAAGTTAAATTTTGCAAATCCGGCCTTCAAATCCACGGCGAAGTTCACGCTGAACCCTACAATTCAACCTGCGCACTT GATGCAAAAAACAGACGTGATGAGAAACTTCGAGACCACCTACCAAAAACCGGAAGTGCGCCTGGCGGGCGGGAAGCAATTCAGCTCCAATGAGCAGGCAACAAAAAACCGACT AGAGCGATTACGGACACACAGCATCGAGTCCTCAGGAAAGTTGAAGCTTTCTCCGGAGCAGCATTGGGACTTCACAGCTGAGGACCTGAAGGACCTGGGCGAGATCGGGCGAGGCGCCTACGGGTCCGTCAATAAAATGAGTCACAATCCCAGTGGGCAGATAATGGCCgtcaag cgAATTCGATCAACAGTGGATGAGAAGGAACAGAAACAACTTCTGATGGATCTGGACGTGGTGATGAGGAGCAGCGATTGTCCATATATTGTGCAGTTTTATGGGGCGCTATTCAGAGAG GGAGACTGCTGGATTTGTATGGAGCTCATGGCTACCTCGTTCGACAagttttacaaatatgtatatagtTCATTAGATGACGTTATTCCAGAGGAGATTTTAGGAAAAATTACTTTAGCT ACTGTGAAGGCGCTAAACCACTTAAAGGAAAACTTGAAAATCATTCACAGAG ATATCAAACCTTCTAATATTCTTCTGGACAGAAATGGTAATATTAAGCTCTGTGACTTTGGTATTAGCGGGCAACTTGTGGACTCCATCGCCAAGACCAGAGATGCTGGCTGCCGGCCCTATATGGCG CCGGAAAGGATAGACCCCAGTGCGTCCAGACAGGGATATGACGTGCGCTCGGATGTGTGGAGCCTCGGCATCACGTTG TATGAATTGGCGACCGGCCGGTTCCCGTATCCCAAGTGGAACAGCGTTTTTGACCAGTTGACGCAGGTGGTAAAGGGAGACCCCCCGCAGCTCAGCAACTCTGACGAGAGGGAGTTCTCCCCCAGTTTTATCAACTTTGTCAACCTGTG cctTACAAAGGACGAGTCTAAGAGGCCAAAGTACAGAGAGCTTCTG AAACATCCTTTCATCGTGATGTATGAAGAGCGATATGTGGACGTGGCCAGTTACGTCATTAAAATCCTGGATCAGATGCCAGCCACCCCCAGCTCCCCGATGTACGTTGATTGA